From Mycoplasma sp. 2045, a single genomic window includes:
- the rpsP gene encoding 30S ribosomal protein S16 — translation MVKIRLKRMGDKFRPVYKIVVADARSPRDGKFIEALGHYNPSSKEFVLNKELTAKWLKQGAQPTITVANLFRAHKLTSELKK, via the coding sequence ATGGTTAAAATTAGATTAAAAAGAATGGGTGACAAGTTCAGACCAGTATACAAAATTGTTGTGGCTGACGCCAGATCACCACGTGATGGTAAATTTATCGAAGCTTTAGGACACTACAATCCATCTTCTAAAGAATTTGTTTTAAACAAAGAATTAACTGCAAAATGATTAAAACAAGGTGCACAACCTACAATTACTGTTGCTAACTTATTTAGAGCTCACAAATTAACTTCAGAACTTAAAAAATAA
- a CDS encoding ATP-binding cassette domain-containing protein produces MQIKVKKLTHTFSVKTPWEFTALKDVSATIKQGEYVGIIGATGSGKTTLIEHLNRLLEPTNGVIEWVYKDNIRRTYGYELSKLLVSLDKKYYDKNDPKYKAELKEKSAQIKKEIKANDKQIKELEKIYKKEYKIAYNKFSEEYSQHQTERKSKLKNKFKFSFSKEVELFKNEFDANSETLKKINKLKYVEDFVTQQTYKSKIKSLRSMPKKIRQRVAIAFQFAEYQLFKGTIIEDIAFGPMAYGVPKIKAYEKARECLKLVGLGEEYLERSPFELSGGQKRRVALAGILAMEPDFLVVDEPTAGLDPQGVDEILEILNNLHKSGKTIINVTHDLDNILKYSKRILLMKNGQIVNDGEPYDVLNDVEFLKENNLQPPHLLEFANKLRKRGVDIPKVTSEEELAFYINKHMESKKGV; encoded by the coding sequence ATGCAAATAAAAGTAAAAAAATTAACTCATACATTTAGTGTAAAGACACCTTGAGAATTTACTGCATTAAAAGATGTATCTGCAACAATTAAGCAAGGTGAATATGTTGGTATTATTGGTGCTACTGGTTCAGGAAAGACTACATTAATCGAACATTTAAATAGATTACTAGAACCTACAAATGGAGTAATCGAATGAGTTTATAAGGATAATATTAGAAGAACATATGGCTATGAACTATCGAAACTATTAGTTTCATTAGACAAAAAATATTATGATAAAAATGATCCTAAATATAAAGCAGAGCTTAAAGAAAAAAGTGCTCAAATTAAAAAAGAAATTAAAGCTAATGATAAGCAAATTAAAGAGTTAGAAAAAATCTATAAAAAAGAATACAAGATAGCTTACAACAAATTTAGTGAAGAATACAGTCAGCATCAAACTGAAAGAAAATCAAAACTTAAAAACAAGTTTAAATTTTCATTTAGTAAAGAAGTTGAATTGTTCAAAAATGAATTTGATGCTAACTCTGAGACATTAAAGAAAATTAATAAGCTTAAATATGTTGAAGATTTTGTGACTCAACAAACATACAAAAGCAAAATCAAATCATTAAGATCTATGCCTAAAAAAATTAGACAAAGAGTTGCTATAGCTTTTCAATTTGCAGAATATCAGTTATTTAAAGGAACAATAATTGAGGATATTGCATTTGGTCCGATGGCTTATGGTGTTCCAAAAATTAAAGCTTATGAAAAAGCTAGAGAATGTTTAAAACTTGTAGGATTAGGTGAAGAATATTTAGAAAGAAGCCCCTTTGAACTCAGTGGTGGACAAAAAAGAAGAGTTGCTCTTGCTGGGATTTTAGCAATGGAACCTGATTTCTTAGTTGTTGACGAACCTACGGCTGGACTTGATCCTCAAGGTGTTGATGAAATTTTAGAAATTCTTAATAACTTACATAAATCAGGAAAAACTATCATCAATGTAACTCATGATTTAGATAACATTTTAAAATACTCAAAACGTATTTTACTTATGAAAAATGGACAAATTGTTAATGATGGTGAACCTTATGATGTTTTAAATGATGTTGAGTTTTTAAAGGAAAACAATCTTCAGCCACCACATTTATTAGAGTTTGCTAATAAATTAAGAAAAAGAGGTGTAGATATACCAAAAGTAACATCAGAAGAAGAATTGGCTTTCTATATTAACAAACATATGGAAAGTAAGAAGGGAGTGTAA
- a CDS encoding energy-coupling factor transporter transmembrane protein EcfT: MKSVFGRYIPGDGFLYKLDPRFKLLMVIVYIVMVFMVRYFIDMVILLLPLVIMYIYTNKRVRPLLKMLKLPIFVSVVIFAVNLYTITNETVHNDIANMLSKSYLKDHQDVNRLAQAYWTNGFWSFNTSASKTFYNTIIDTNGVLSVFKGEHSDALIQKVQYGVSLDNINKTLSLFLRIYTMILITTLLTNTTRPILLTKAIEDLLYPLKFIFVPTHVIAMIVSIALRFIPTLIDESNRIIKAQSSRGVDFKHGNIKEKIDAFTTLIIPLFVSSFSKAEDLANSMETRGYDPYAKRTKYRKIKQSWIDLISLLVILAILSFLIVNIVYPNYLPFGYIATRII, from the coding sequence ATGAAAAGTGTATTTGGTCGTTACATTCCAGGTGATGGATTTTTATATAAATTAGATCCTAGATTTAAGTTACTTATGGTTATTGTTTATATTGTAATGGTGTTTATGGTTAGATATTTCATTGATATGGTTATCTTACTTTTACCTCTTGTTATTATGTATATTTACACAAATAAAAGAGTAAGACCATTACTTAAAATGCTTAAGTTACCTATCTTTGTGTCTGTTGTAATTTTTGCAGTCAACTTGTACACTATAACAAACGAAACAGTACATAATGATATTGCTAATATGTTGAGCAAATCATATTTAAAAGATCATCAAGATGTAAATAGGTTAGCTCAAGCTTACTGGACGAATGGATTCTGAAGTTTTAACACTTCAGCAAGCAAAACTTTTTATAACACAATAATAGACACAAATGGTGTGTTATCTGTTTTTAAAGGTGAACATTCAGATGCTCTTATTCAAAAAGTTCAATATGGTGTTTCATTAGATAATATCAATAAAACATTGAGTTTATTTTTAAGAATTTACACAATGATTTTAATTACTACATTGTTAACAAACACAACAAGACCAATATTATTAACAAAAGCAATTGAAGATCTTTTATATCCACTTAAATTCATTTTTGTACCTACACACGTTATTGCGATGATTGTTTCGATCGCACTTAGATTCATACCAACATTAATTGATGAATCAAATAGAATTATCAAAGCACAATCATCACGTGGTGTAGACTTCAAGCACGGGAATATTAAAGAAAAAATTGATGCATTTACTACATTGATTATTCCTTTATTCGTTTCATCATTCTCAAAAGCTGAAGATTTAGCTAACTCAATGGAAACAAGAGGATACGATCCATATGCTAAGAGAACTAAATATAGAAAAATTAAACAATCTTGAATTGATTTAATTTCTTTATTAGTTATATTAGCTATATTATCATTCTTAATTGTAAATATTGTGTATCCAAATTACTTACCATTTGGGTACATTGCAACAAGAATTATTTAA